One region of Kazachstania africana CBS 2517 chromosome 3, complete genome genomic DNA includes:
- the FAT1 gene encoding long-chain fatty acid transporter FAT1 (similar to Saccharomyces cerevisiae FAT1 (YBR041W); ancestral locus Anc_3.243) — protein sequence MKSILSILGFIITRVLLLLFRILRIILFPITKLISWSCGDFFHRLNEKHRISEDLYIIPYFFEAIFSYIWALNRHRFQNWYLFENEVLKNGSNLAIRYVRPIPGSKDNFNLESYTYQEFYDIVLRLSYILYNTYDVNPNDHIAIHCTNKPMFMFIWFALWNIGAIPAFLNYNTKGKPLVHSLEISNIKQVFIDLESSQPVKDTEVEINQTLPDIKLNFFEEQELMNMLLDTESPQFLQTTEERSPADLTDFQPSMLIYTSGTTGLPKSAIMSWRKSSIGCQLFGHVTHMNDKSNVFTAMPLFHSTAALLGACAIISKGGCISIANKFSARNFWKQASLTEATHVEYVGEVCRYLLHSPISEYDSTHNVKVAYGNGLRPDIWQQFRKRFNIEVIGEFYAATEAPFATTTYQRGDFGVGACRSYGTIINWFLALQQTLVKVNPEDDTLIYRNTKGFCEEPAVGEPGELLMRIFFPKKPETSFQGYLGNEKETKSKVIRNVFRKEDAWYRCGDLLKSDEFGQWYFLDRTGDTFRWKSENVSTTEVEDQVISTNESEIMQVSVVGLKLPKYEGRCGYAIIRLKDESMGASEKINLLNNTLIELHKVLPKYALPIFVRFVDEIKMTDNHKVLKKLYRTQKLPAGEDGKDDIYWLRDYKEYRKLTGEDWKGIQEGTYKL from the coding sequence ATGAAATCCATCCTGAGCATTTTGGGATTCATCATAACCCGGGTTCtgctattattattcagAATACTTCGAATAATCCTATTTCCTATTACGAAACTAATATCGTGGTCATGTGGTGATTTTTTCCATAGATTGAACGAGAAACACAGGATTAGTGAAGATTTATATATCATACCATATTTTTTCGAGGCTATATTCTCGTATATCTGGGCATTAAACAGACATAGGTTCCAGAACTGGTacttatttgaaaatgaagtgTTAAAGAATGGCAGCAATCTAGCTATTCGTTATGTTAGACCTATCCCCGGATCAAAAGATAACTTTAACTTGGAATCTTACACTTACCAAGAATTCTATGACATCGTATTGAGATTGTCTTACATTTTATACAATACTTATGACGTTAATCCGAATGACCACATTGCCATCCATTGTACCAATAAGCCCATGTTCATGTTTATCTGGTTTGCTTTATGGAATATTGGAGCAATTCCTGCATTCCTGAACTATAATACAAAAGGAAAACCATTAGTACATTCATTAGAAATCTCTAATATAAAACAGGTCTTTATCGACCTGGAATCATCCCAACCGGTGAAAGATACCGAGGttgaaatcaatcaaaCTCTACCTGATATTAAACTAAATTTCTTCGAAGAACAAGAACTTATGAATATGCTTTTAGACACAGAGTCTCCTCAGTTTTTACAGACAACAGAAGAAAGATCGCCAGCCGACTTGACAGATTTCCAACCTTCAATGTTGATATATACCTCTGGTACTACAGGTCTACCAAAATCTGCCATTATGTCATGGAGAAAGTCAAGCATAGGGTGTCAGCTCTTTGGTCATGTAACACATATGAACGATAAATCGAATGTCTTTACTGCCATGCCATTATTTCATTCCACAGCAGCCTTGTTAGGTGCTTGTgcaattatttcaaaaggTGGTTGTATTTCAATTGCAAACAAGTTTTCTGCTAGAAACTTCTGGAAGCAAGCATCCTTAACAGAAGCAACACATGTGGAATACGTTGGAGAAGTTTGTAGATACCTGTTACATTCGCCAATTTCTGAATACGACTCTACTCATAATGTCAAGGTTGCATACGGTAATGGCTTAAGGCCAGACATATGGCAACAATTCAGAAAGAGATTTAATATTGAGGTCATTGGTGAGTTTTATGCTGCAACTGAGGCACCTTTTGCAACAACTACTTATCAAAGGGGTGATTTTGGTGTTGGCGCTTGCAGAAGCTACGGTACTATTATCAATTGGTTCTTGGCCCTCCAACAAACCCTAGTAAAGGTCAATCCGGAAGACGATACATTGATCTACAGAAATACCAAGGGCTTCTGCGAGGAACCTGCTGTAGGTGAACCTGGTGAGTTATTAATGCGGATTTTCTTTCCAAAGAAGCCTGAAACTTCCTTCCAAGGCTATCTAGGTAATGAGAAAGAAACTAAATCAAAGGTTATAAGAAATGTCTTTAGAAAAGAGGACGCTTGGTACCGATGTGGtgatcttttgaaatcCGATGAATTTGGTCAATGGTATTTCCTTGATAGAACCGGTGATACATTCCGCTGGAAATCTGAAAATGTTTCCACCACAGAAGTAGAAGATCAAGTCATCTCAACGAATGAATCGGAAATTATGCAAGTATCTGTTGTTGGCCTCAAGCTACCAAAATATGAGGGTAGATGCGGGTATGCAATTATTAGGTTGAAGGATGAAAGTATGGGAGCTAGCGAGAAGATTAACTTATTAAATAACACCTTGATTGAGTTGCATAAAGTATTACCAAAATATGCTCTACCAATTTTTGTTAGATTTgtagatgaaattaaaatgACTGACAATCATAAagtattaaagaaattgtatAGAACCCAGAAGTTACCTGCTGGAGAAGATGGCAAAGATGACATTTATTGGTTACGTGATTATAAAGAGTATAGAAAATTAACAGGTGAAGATTGGAAAGGAATTCAAGAGGGGACATACAAATTATAG
- the FIG1 gene encoding Fig1p (similar to Saccharomyces cerevisiae FIG1 (YBR040W); ancestral locus Anc_3.242), protein MLGIKSTWSFFKNSPRFMALIFNFITVFLTVFLLIGCYNTSNDDTFLVRYEFNSDSPMYSIIKESFATSNKTSGLEKIQIRTGYMGVCVSNVPSNYDLQGQALSTYCYARKNLTNTSLYSDLQIKFSQSSSSENSTSDQSTLNILQIAELTVVKVLHPYVLIATIILTLIMFLLIVYVILPGVPMKFQVDKFLLLLSSVIVLLWGMGAMYTHVGIRASYEFVPAASMDIIDTYRGKKSGTMSWFSFSFYLVICVIFWSLYIRERTSASKDEEILNNATNRNFHLGADNISRPYMQNHYYSSSENSSYHSKR, encoded by the coding sequence ATGTTAGGTATCAAAAGTACATGgtcttttttcaaaaactccCCAAGATTTATGGcattaatttttaattttattactGTCTTTTTGAcagtttttcttttgatagGTTGCTACAACACATCTAATGATGACACATTTCTAGTCCGTTACGAATTCAATTCTGATTCGCCAATGTACTCAATCATTAAAGAGTCATTTGCTACTTCGAATAAGACTTCGGGTTTGgaaaagattcaaatcAGAACTGGTTATATGGGTGTATGTGTCAGTAATGTGCCATCAAACTACGATTTACAAGGACAGGCATTAAGCACCTATTGCTAcgcaagaaaaaatctaACAAATACCTCATTATATTCAGATTTacaaattaaattttccCAATCGTCATCTTCCGAAAATTCAACAAGTGATCAGTCTACATTGAACATTCTTCAAATAGCAGAATTAACTGTGGTGAAGGTACTCCATCCCTATGTCCTAATTGCAACAATTATCTTGACTCTTATTATGTTTTTACTAATCGTTTATGTCATATTACCTGGCGTTCCTATGAAATTCCAAGTAGACAAATTCCTACTACTATTAAGTTCTGTTATAGTACTGCTCTGGGGAATGGGGGCTATGTATACACATGTTGGTATCAGAGCAAGTTACGAATTTGTCCCTGCAGCAAGTATGGATATTATTGACACTTATAGAGGCAAGAAATCCGGTACGATGAGTTGGTTcagtttttcattttacTTAGTTATCTGCGTCATTTTTTGGTCACTATACATCAGAGAAAGAACATCTGCATCAAAAGATgaggaaattttgaacaatgCTACAAATAGAAATTTCCACTTGGGTGCCGACAATATCTCAAGACCATACATGCAAAATCATTACTACTCTTCATCTGAGAACTCCTCATACCATTCAAAGAGATAA
- the ATP3 gene encoding F1F0 ATP synthase subunit gamma (similar to Saccharomyces cerevisiae ATP3 (YBR039W); ancestral locus Anc_3.241), whose amino-acid sequence MFSRTAAVNSAHFLRISSGRLAPFSRNYATLKEVETRLKSIKNIEKITKTMKIVASTRLSKAEKAKRTAKKVDETDLAFYKNAETAKLENNDINHMKELIIAVTSDKGLCGSIHSSLSRTVRFYLYENKDRLSDIDVVTIGDKVKMQLLRSHPHQLKLSFNGIGKDAPTFFEASLISDKLIQELNPSESYDKISIYYNDPISSLSFQSTSKPIYNPEIIEKSPSFNKFEIENDSDVPIDLFEYTLTNQLLTAMANGYAAEITARRNAMDNASKNALDMISKYSILYNRTRQAVITNELVDIITGASSLD is encoded by the coding sequence ATGTTTTCAAGGACTGCTGCTGTCAATAGCGCTCATTTCTTGCGCATATCATCCGGTAGATTAGCCCCGTTCTCTAGGAACTATGCAACCttgaaagaagttgaaacacgtttgaaatcaattaaaaatatcGAAAAAATCACAAAGACCATGAAGATTGTTGCTTCTACCAGACTAAGTAAGGCTGAAAAGGCTAAAAGAACGGCcaaaaaagttgatgaaaCTGATTTAgcattttacaaaaatgcTGAAACTGCGAAGCTCGAGAATAACGACATTAATCACatgaaagaattgattaTTGCAGTCACTTCGGATAAAGGGCTATGCGGTTCAATCCATTCATCTCTTTCCAGAACTGTCAGGTTCTATCTATATGAAAATAAGGACCGTTTGTCGGACATCGATGTCGTTACCATTGGCGATAAGGTCAAGATGCAATTGTTAAGGAGTCATCCACATCAACTTAAACTGTCTTTCAATGGAATAGGTAAAGATGCTCCCACATTTTTCGAGGCTTCCTTAATTTCAGATAAATTGATACAAGAATTGAATCCATCAGAATCATAtgacaaaatttcaatatattataATGACCCGATAAGCTCACTTTCATTCCAATCTACATCAAAACCGATCTATAATCCcgaaatcattgaaaaatcaccttctttcaacaaatttgaaattgaaaatgattctGACGTACCAATTGATCTATTCGAATACACTTTAACAAATCAATTGCTAACGGCTATGGCAAATGGTTATGCCGCAGAAATTACCGCTAGAAGAAATGCTATGGATAACGCTTCAAAGAATGCGCTCGACATGATCAGTAAATATTCTATTCTATACAACAGAACAAGACAAGCCGTCATCACTAATGAACTGGTCGACATTATTACAGGTGCTTCCTCGTTAGACTAA
- the KAFR0C00650 gene encoding uncharacterized protein, which produces MLAVRAQYHVEDQYWSTVGELLAGEIDLPSLVDNPAVTSQTSITELETALQRRATGHDGAYYEVFPSDYNNCGSPDLVTTYTDVCEGSNSAFKAYQARNTNDKAMVFITWPHHRCEKGDYERHAILLHEMIACTKRTTYSWYGSLQDDVCYLDPSGSECVEAYVDTWSPSAMANADYVGPYWAVWGSNLS; this is translated from the coding sequence ATGTTAGCCGTTAGAGCACAGTACCACGTAGAAGATCAATACTGGTCGACTGTAGGGGAGCTACTCGCGGGAGAAATAGACCTCCCAAGCCTAGTCGATAACCCTGCCGTTACTAGCCAAACATCGATCACTGAATTGGAAACAGCCCTTCAACGTAGAGCCACTGGCCACGACGGGGCATACTATGAAGTGTTTCCGTCAGATTACAACAATTGCGGGAGCCCTGACCTGGTCACCACTTATACTGACGTGTGTGAGGGGTCTAACAGCGCGTTCAAAGCATATCAAGCTCGTAACACTAATGACAAAGCCATGGTCTTTATTACTTGGCCCCATCACAGGTGCGAGAAAGGGGATTATGAGCGTCACGCCATCCTCCTCCATGAAATGATAGCCTGCACTAAACGCACAACATACTCCTGGTATGGATCTCTCCAAGATGATGTTTGCTATCTTGACCCGTCGGGTAGTGAGTGCGTCGAAGCATATGTAGATACGTGGTCCCCATCGGCAATGGCAAATGCCGACTACGTAGGCCCGTACTGGGCAGTGTGGGGTTCCAATCTGAGCTAG
- the PDX3 gene encoding pyridoxamine-phosphate oxidase PDX3 (similar to Saccharomyces cerevisiae PDX3 (YBR035C); ancestral locus Anc_3.236) has translation MPGKSEKTETPLIFAPETFQYDKLSLSEEQLEKDPIDQFTKWFNDARDDPTEALPEAITFSSAELPSGRVSSRVLLFKELDHRGFTIYSNWGTSAKANDIKTNPNAAINFFWRNLQRQVRVEGFTEFVNRETSERYFKTRPRGSKIGAWSSPQSQTIKNRKELEELVEANAKRFENVEEVPCPEYWGGLRLVPLEIEFWQGRPSRLHDRFVYRRKSAEDPWEVIRLAP, from the coding sequence ATGCCAGGTAAATCAGAAAAGACAGAAACACCATTAATTTTTGCACCAGAGACATTTCAATACGATAAGTTGTCATTGTCAGAGGAGCAACTAGAAAAGGACCCAATCGACCAATTCACTAAGTGGTTCAACGACGCAAGAGATGATCCTACAGAAGCGCTACCAGAAGCGATCACATTTTCCTCCGCAGAGTTACCATCTGGTAGAGTCTCGTCTCGTGTGTTATTGttcaaagaattagatCACCGTGGTTTCACCATATACTCCAATTGGGGTACCTCTGCAAAGGCAAACGATATAAAAACGAATCCAAATGCTGctatcaatttcttttggaGGAATTTGCAGAGACAAGTTCGTGTAGAGGGCTTTACAGAGTTTGTAAATCGTGAGACTTCTGAAAGATATTTCAAGACAAGACCAAGGGGCTCTAAGATCGGTGCATGGTCTTCCCCACAATCTCAAACTATTAAAAACAGAAAGGAACTTGAAGAATTGGTCGAAGCAAATGCTAAAAGGTTCGAAAATGTTGAAGAAGTCCCTTGTCCTGAATACTGGGGTGGATTAAGACTCGTTCCTTTAGAAATCGAATTCTGGCAAGGTAGGCCAAGCCGTCTCCATGATCGTTTCGTCTACAGAAGGAAATCTGCTGAAGATCCTTGGGAAGTGATTAGATTAGCTCCATGA